The Streptomyces sp. Alt3 genome has a segment encoding these proteins:
- a CDS encoding glycoside hydrolase family 3 C-terminal domain-containing protein encodes MTDHPLPFRDPQLSFALRTDDLLGRLTLDERIAMLHQFAPAVERLGLGPFRTGQEALHGVAWMGPATVFPQAVGLGATWNDDLVRRVGEAVGNEVRAKRAQDDRVGLNVWAPTVNLLRHPLWGRGEEGYSEDPALTSAVAVAYTRGLRGDDPHYWRTAPVLKHWLAHNNETDRDTASSSVRPRVLHEYDLRAFRDAVRAGAVAGVMPAYNLVNGRPNHVSPLLEQHLRSWTDQPLVVCSDAGAPSNLVDSEHYFDTHEEATAAALKAGVDSFTDHGTDSTVMTGRIRDALDKGLLDESDIDTAVRRLLAMRFALGEFDPELDPYAQVDDLDTEEHRALALEAAEQAVVLLRNDGLLPLAPGRGHTVAVVGLLADDCKLDWYSGTLMHRSTPLDGIRERYGADNVVHTEGVDRVRLKTSEGWLRVPEADGTQDGEARGAEGALDPALLAGRTDLPPLTCGDEATELALVDWGDGVLTLRTDEGLYLSVADDGYVRASADEPGGWVVQETFRMEAVGGHDGGHRLLHMGTGGYVSVAADGAKVAVSGEKISRDDATVFESETVEHGADAVARVAAAADTVIVVAGNDPHINGRETEDRTTLALPAQQDRLWRAAHAANPRTVLVLSSAYPYAVVDAAAALPALLWTAHGGQAAGTALARVLAGDVSPAGRLPQTWYASDDDLPGLFDYDVIGSRQTYLYFGGTPLFPFGHGLGYTDFTYSELRTELDGELLRVSLTVTNDGATPADEVAQVYVRRAGPVGAARPSPKGLGRLLGSLDDPTDLPLRKLVAHRRVHLAPGAQERLDFTVSREELGHWSVAHGRWTVEPGAYEILAGASSADVRLTATEVVDVEAQGPRPVVARGLEAVDYDRQTGTVILDRTKTEGDVVAAASAGEEGHLFYRACDFGEGVEGLAFLVSGEGSVAVTVGGHSLSTLFSGDQGPYAYRTVEAVLDLRGVHELRVGLSGSVRLARIDVIPRKESA; translated from the coding sequence GTGACGGACCATCCGCTTCCCTTCCGCGACCCGCAGCTGTCCTTCGCCCTGCGCACCGACGACCTGCTCGGACGGCTCACGCTCGACGAGCGGATCGCGATGCTGCACCAGTTCGCCCCGGCTGTGGAGCGGCTCGGGCTCGGCCCGTTCCGTACCGGACAGGAGGCCCTGCACGGGGTCGCCTGGATGGGCCCCGCCACCGTGTTCCCGCAGGCCGTCGGCCTCGGCGCCACCTGGAACGACGACCTGGTCCGCCGCGTCGGCGAGGCCGTCGGCAACGAGGTGCGGGCCAAGCGCGCCCAGGACGACCGTGTCGGTCTCAACGTCTGGGCGCCGACGGTGAATCTGCTGCGCCACCCGCTGTGGGGCCGCGGCGAGGAGGGCTACTCCGAGGACCCGGCACTCACCTCCGCCGTCGCCGTCGCCTACACCCGGGGACTGCGCGGGGACGACCCGCACTACTGGCGCACCGCACCCGTGCTCAAGCACTGGCTCGCGCACAACAACGAGACCGACCGCGACACCGCCTCCTCCTCGGTGCGCCCGCGCGTCCTGCACGAGTACGACCTGCGGGCCTTCCGCGACGCGGTGCGCGCCGGGGCCGTGGCCGGTGTCATGCCTGCCTACAACCTCGTCAACGGGCGCCCCAACCACGTCTCGCCCCTCCTGGAACAGCACCTGAGGAGCTGGACCGACCAGCCGCTCGTCGTCTGCTCGGACGCCGGCGCGCCCTCCAACCTGGTCGATTCCGAGCACTACTTCGACACCCACGAGGAGGCCACCGCGGCCGCCCTGAAGGCGGGCGTCGACAGCTTCACCGACCACGGCACGGACTCCACGGTCATGACCGGCCGCATCCGTGACGCACTGGACAAGGGGCTCCTCGACGAGAGCGACATCGACACGGCGGTCCGCCGGCTGCTCGCCATGCGCTTCGCGCTCGGTGAGTTCGACCCGGAACTCGACCCGTACGCCCAGGTGGACGACCTGGACACCGAGGAGCACCGGGCGCTGGCGCTGGAGGCGGCGGAACAGGCGGTCGTCCTCCTCAGGAACGACGGACTGCTGCCCCTCGCGCCCGGGCGGGGACACACCGTCGCGGTGGTCGGACTGCTCGCCGACGACTGCAAGCTCGACTGGTACAGCGGCACGCTCATGCACCGCTCCACCCCGCTCGACGGGATCCGCGAACGGTACGGCGCCGACAACGTCGTCCACACCGAAGGTGTTGACCGGGTCCGGCTGAAGACCTCCGAGGGCTGGCTCCGGGTGCCCGAGGCCGACGGCACGCAGGACGGGGAGGCGCGAGGCGCGGAAGGCGCCCTCGACCCCGCGCTCCTCGCCGGCCGAACCGACCTGCCCCCGCTGACCTGCGGTGACGAGGCCACCGAACTCGCCCTTGTCGACTGGGGAGACGGTGTTCTCACCCTGCGCACCGACGAAGGGCTGTACCTCTCCGTCGCCGACGACGGATACGTCAGGGCCTCCGCGGACGAGCCGGGCGGCTGGGTCGTCCAGGAGACGTTCCGCATGGAAGCGGTCGGGGGACACGACGGCGGGCACCGCCTTCTGCACATGGGGACCGGTGGGTACGTCTCTGTCGCCGCCGACGGCGCGAAGGTTGCCGTGTCCGGCGAGAAGATTTCCCGGGACGACGCCACGGTCTTCGAGTCCGAGACCGTCGAGCACGGCGCGGACGCCGTGGCCCGGGTCGCCGCTGCCGCCGACACCGTGATCGTCGTCGCGGGCAACGACCCACACATCAACGGCCGCGAGACCGAGGACCGCACCACCCTCGCCCTCCCGGCCCAGCAGGACCGGCTGTGGCGCGCGGCCCACGCCGCCAACCCGCGCACGGTCCTCGTCCTGTCCTCCGCCTACCCGTACGCCGTCGTCGACGCGGCCGCCGCACTGCCGGCCCTGCTCTGGACCGCGCACGGCGGCCAGGCCGCGGGTACCGCGCTCGCCCGTGTCCTCGCCGGTGACGTGTCGCCGGCCGGGCGCCTGCCGCAGACCTGGTACGCGAGCGACGACGATCTGCCCGGCCTGTTCGACTACGACGTCATCGGCTCCCGGCAGACGTACCTCTACTTCGGCGGCACCCCGCTCTTCCCGTTCGGACACGGCCTCGGATACACCGACTTCACCTACTCCGAGCTCCGGACGGAGCTGGACGGCGAGCTGCTGCGGGTTTCGCTGACCGTCACCAACGACGGGGCCACCCCCGCCGACGAGGTGGCCCAGGTGTACGTCCGCCGGGCCGGTCCCGTGGGTGCGGCCCGGCCGTCCCCCAAGGGCCTGGGACGCCTGCTGGGAAGCCTCGACGATCCCACGGACCTGCCGCTGCGCAAGCTGGTCGCCCACCGCCGGGTGCACCTCGCGCCCGGGGCGCAGGAACGCCTCGACTTCACCGTGTCCCGGGAGGAGCTGGGGCACTGGAGCGTGGCGCACGGCCGGTGGACCGTCGAGCCGGGCGCGTACGAGATCCTCGCGGGCGCGTCCAGCGCGGACGTGCGGCTCACCGCCACGGAGGTCGTCGATGTCGAGGCGCAGGGCCCCAGGCCGGTGGTGGCACGAGGTCTGGAGGCCGTCGACTACGACCGGCAGACGGGCACGGTGATCCTCGACCGCACGAAGACCGAAGGTGATGTCGTCGCCGCCGCCTCCGCCGGGGAGGAGGGCCATCTCTTCTACCGGGCGTGTGATTTCGGCGAGGGCGTGGAAGGACTGGCCTTCCTCGTCTCGGGAGAGGGCTCCGTCGCCGTGACTGTGGGCGGACACAGCCTGAGCACCCTCTTCTCCGGCGACCAGGGCCCGTACGCGTACCGCACCGTCGAGGCCGTGCTCGACCTCCGTGGGGTGCACGAGCTGCGTGTCGGCCTCTCGGGGTCCGTGCGTCTCGCCCGCATCGACGTCATCCCCCGTAAGGAGTCCGCATGA
- a CDS encoding extracellular solute-binding protein, which produces MTPNSPSAPSRRRFLASSVVVAAAVGGGMPLLAACGGGSGGAKNEGTTTGKKLKDILPSYVPSEAVTPDIPSKNGSAAGFTTALPADKLAVSVPKKLGQGSELRVMAPLWGTSPGQGNPYWKAMDEAAGVTVKWQNQDGNVYGQKLGAVLASSDIPDAVVVPGWELGGKIPSAIANKFADLGPYLSGDKVKDYPNLAAIPTGAWQRAIFAGKLRGLPMPAEATPNITPFYRADIFEEKGYEVPTTTQEFYDLCKEINAPKSKVWACSDMTWSAFVFFGVLPEKPYYWKLVDGKLVNRYETDEYLEALEWSRSLYSAGFVHPDAKAETGDMRTTFSSGNVLMYNADISDWYAATAVQRLDKPEFRMGAMDFFAAAGGDPVIYEASPSNIWCFVNKNADKKTIQDVLALANYTAAPYGTKEQRLKAYGLEGTHHTLKDGVLVKTEQGNNQVFATYEYVASPAPFRAYPDFPDVAKGVIEWQQRQGAHLRKPLFHGMQIQEPTRFTELNAQFEDIEKDIVRGRKKVGDMQQAVSDWKTKGGDKLRDWYKKLLDETGESAS; this is translated from the coding sequence ATGACGCCGAACTCCCCCTCCGCTCCCAGCCGGAGACGATTCCTCGCCTCTTCCGTGGTCGTCGCGGCAGCCGTGGGCGGGGGGATGCCGCTCCTCGCCGCCTGCGGCGGCGGTTCCGGCGGTGCGAAGAACGAGGGCACGACCACGGGCAAGAAGCTGAAGGACATCCTTCCGTCCTACGTGCCCTCCGAGGCGGTCACCCCGGACATCCCGAGCAAGAACGGTTCCGCGGCCGGCTTCACCACCGCGCTCCCGGCCGACAAGCTCGCGGTGTCCGTGCCGAAGAAGCTGGGCCAGGGCAGCGAGCTGCGGGTCATGGCACCGCTGTGGGGCACGTCGCCGGGTCAGGGGAACCCGTACTGGAAGGCGATGGACGAGGCAGCCGGTGTCACGGTCAAGTGGCAGAACCAGGACGGCAACGTCTACGGCCAGAAGCTCGGCGCTGTGCTCGCCTCCAGCGACATCCCCGACGCGGTCGTCGTCCCCGGCTGGGAACTGGGCGGCAAGATACCGAGCGCCATCGCCAACAAGTTCGCCGACCTCGGCCCCTACCTGTCGGGTGACAAGGTCAAGGACTACCCGAACCTGGCGGCCATTCCGACCGGCGCCTGGCAGCGTGCGATCTTCGCCGGCAAGCTGCGCGGTCTCCCCATGCCCGCCGAGGCGACCCCGAACATCACGCCCTTCTACCGTGCGGACATCTTCGAGGAGAAGGGGTACGAGGTCCCGACCACCACGCAGGAGTTCTACGACCTCTGCAAGGAGATCAACGCCCCGAAGAGCAAGGTGTGGGCGTGCAGCGACATGACGTGGTCGGCGTTCGTCTTCTTCGGGGTGCTGCCGGAGAAGCCGTACTACTGGAAGCTCGTCGACGGCAAGCTGGTCAACCGCTACGAGACCGACGAGTACCTGGAGGCGCTGGAGTGGTCGCGCTCGCTGTACTCGGCGGGCTTCGTGCACCCGGACGCCAAGGCCGAGACGGGTGACATGCGGACCACGTTCTCCTCGGGGAACGTCCTCATGTACAACGCGGACATCTCCGACTGGTACGCCGCGACCGCTGTCCAGCGCCTCGACAAGCCGGAGTTCCGGATGGGGGCGATGGACTTCTTCGCCGCCGCCGGCGGTGACCCGGTCATCTACGAGGCGTCGCCCTCCAACATCTGGTGCTTCGTCAACAAGAACGCCGACAAGAAGACCATCCAGGACGTCCTCGCCCTCGCCAACTACACGGCCGCACCGTACGGGACCAAGGAGCAGCGCCTGAAGGCCTACGGCCTGGAGGGCACGCACCACACCCTCAAGGACGGCGTCCTCGTCAAGACGGAGCAGGGCAACAACCAGGTCTTCGCCACCTACGAGTACGTGGCCTCCCCGGCCCCCTTCCGCGCCTACCCGGACTTCCCGGACGTCGCCAAGGGTGTCATCGAGTGGCAGCAGCGTCAGGGCGCGCACCTCAGGAAGCCCCTGTTCCACGGCATGCAGATCCAGGAGCCGACCCGCTTCACCGAGCTCAACGCACAGTTCGAGGACATCGAGAAGGACATCGTGCGCGGCCGCAAGAAGGTCGGCGACATGCAGCAGGCCGTCTCCGACTGGAAGACCAAGGGCGGGGACAAGCTTCGCGACTGGTACAAGAAGCTGCTCGACGAGACCGGTGAGTCGGCCTCCTGA
- a CDS encoding ABC transporter permease codes for MSLSTDDRRAQDSRTPPVKTRAAAGDRPVTKEMPLRHRLRRDRTLILMTLPAMVLLLVFAYIPLAGNVVAFQDYDPYIADNAFQAIAQSPWVGFEWFQQMVNDRLFWSALRNTLAIFLLQLTLFFPVPILLALFINSFVRPRVRAVAQAILYLPHFFSWVLVVTVFQQMFGGAGLIAQTLRENGHEGFDLMTDPGLFKFLITFEMIWKDAGWGVIVFLAALAAVSPDLYEASAMDGANRWRRMWHITLPALRPVVALLLVLQVGNALTVGFEQILLQRTAVGPGASEVLDTYVWNVGITNGGFSYAAAVGIIKGIFGLLLVLGANKVAHLMGEQGVYKK; via the coding sequence ATGTCACTGAGCACAGACGACCGGCGCGCGCAGGATTCACGGACGCCGCCGGTCAAGACGAGGGCGGCGGCCGGTGACCGGCCCGTCACCAAGGAAATGCCGCTGCGTCACCGGCTGCGCCGGGACCGCACGCTGATCCTGATGACGCTGCCGGCGATGGTCCTGCTGCTGGTCTTCGCGTACATCCCCCTGGCGGGGAACGTCGTGGCGTTCCAGGACTACGACCCGTACATCGCCGACAACGCGTTCCAGGCGATCGCCCAGAGCCCGTGGGTCGGGTTCGAGTGGTTCCAGCAGATGGTGAACGACCGGCTGTTCTGGTCGGCGCTGCGGAACACCCTGGCGATCTTCCTCCTGCAGCTGACGCTGTTCTTCCCGGTGCCGATCCTGCTCGCGCTGTTCATCAACAGCTTCGTGCGGCCCCGGGTCCGGGCGGTGGCCCAGGCGATCCTCTATCTGCCGCACTTCTTCTCCTGGGTCCTCGTCGTCACGGTGTTCCAGCAGATGTTCGGCGGCGCCGGGCTGATCGCGCAGACGCTGCGGGAGAACGGTCACGAGGGCTTCGACCTGATGACCGACCCGGGTCTGTTCAAGTTCCTGATCACCTTCGAGATGATCTGGAAGGACGCCGGCTGGGGCGTCATCGTCTTCCTCGCCGCCCTCGCGGCGGTGAGCCCGGACCTCTACGAGGCGAGCGCCATGGACGGCGCGAACCGGTGGCGCCGGATGTGGCACATCACCCTGCCCGCCCTGCGTCCCGTCGTCGCCCTGCTGCTCGTGCTCCAGGTGGGCAACGCGCTGACCGTCGGCTTCGAGCAGATCCTGCTCCAGCGCACGGCGGTCGGCCCGGGGGCGTCGGAGGTGCTGGACACCTACGTCTGGAACGTCGGCATCACCAACGGCGGGTTCAGCTACGCGGCGGCCGTCGGGATCATCAAGGGAATCTTCGGTCTGCTGCTGGTCCTCGGGGCCAACAAGGTCGCCCATCTCATGGGTGAGCAGGGGGTGTACAAGAAGTGA
- a CDS encoding carbohydrate ABC transporter permease: MLSGLTGLGGVKPGTRGRLRPVWEEEPSKTGLASKGVVMVLICLAVLFPLWVVIVTSLSSVKTITEAGGLVVIPRGITFVAYQELLGGGQVTRAALISVCVTVVGTLFSMAVSILCAYGLSRTGSVLHRPLLVFMLATMFFGAGLIPTYLVVQGLGLTDSYLALILPSALNVFNILVLRAFFMSTAQELVESARIDGAGDFRILWQIVMPLSRAVIAVITLFYAVGYWSAWFNASIYISDPDMLPLQNVMNQLVLKQERPTGLTQVINTGHLSLLAVQMAVMVLALIPVAFLSPFVQKHFKEGMLTGAVKG; this comes from the coding sequence CTGCTCTCCGGCCTGACCGGCTTGGGCGGTGTGAAGCCGGGAACCCGTGGCCGCCTGCGTCCCGTGTGGGAGGAGGAGCCTTCGAAGACCGGCCTCGCCTCCAAGGGCGTGGTGATGGTCCTGATCTGCCTGGCCGTCCTCTTCCCCCTGTGGGTCGTGATCGTCACCAGTCTGTCCTCGGTGAAGACCATCACCGAGGCCGGCGGGCTCGTGGTGATCCCGCGCGGCATCACCTTCGTCGCCTACCAGGAGCTCCTGGGCGGCGGCCAGGTCACCCGTGCGGCTCTCATCAGCGTCTGTGTGACCGTGGTCGGGACGCTCTTCAGCATGGCCGTCTCGATCCTGTGCGCCTACGGGCTCTCGCGCACCGGTTCCGTGCTGCACCGCCCGTTGCTGGTCTTCATGCTGGCCACGATGTTCTTCGGCGCGGGGCTGATCCCGACCTACCTGGTGGTGCAGGGGCTCGGTCTCACGGACTCCTACCTGGCGCTGATCCTCCCGAGCGCGCTGAACGTCTTCAACATCCTGGTCCTGCGGGCGTTCTTCATGAGCACCGCGCAGGAGCTCGTCGAGAGCGCCCGTATCGACGGCGCGGGCGACTTCCGCATCCTGTGGCAGATCGTCATGCCGCTGTCCCGCGCGGTCATCGCCGTGATCACGCTGTTCTACGCGGTGGGCTACTGGAGCGCCTGGTTCAACGCGTCGATCTACATCAGTGACCCGGACATGCTGCCGCTGCAGAACGTGATGAACCAGCTGGTCCTCAAGCAGGAGCGGCCCACGGGTCTCACACAGGTCATCAACACCGGTCACCTGTCACTGCTAGCGGTCCAGATGGCGGTCATGGTCCTGGCGCTGATCCCGGTCGCGTTCCTGTCGCCGTTCGTCCAGAAGCACTTCAAGGAAGGCATGCTCACCGGCGCCGTCAAGGGCTGA
- a CDS encoding sialidase family protein: protein MRASSVPQPEPAPRPRRRTVLAGAAVAAAAASVLPAAGAATADPRPPRTQPHRWRTAAIGGTGFVTGILFHPAVRGLAYARTDIGGAYRWDDRGSRWTALTDHIGWDDWNLLGVEAMAVDPAHPDRLYLALGTYAQEWASPGAVLRSDDRGRTWARTDLTVRLGANEDGRGCGERLLVDPRDSETLWLGTRHDGLLRSRDRGATWAADTSFPATASAGGQGVTLLVAAGRTVYAGWGDGGGAALYRRTASGSWEAVTGQPSAGSATKVPVRAAHDAGGRALYVTYADGPGPNNQSDGSVHRLDTVTGTWTDVTPVAPGDGDAFGYGGVAVDAARPGTVVVSTNNRWGPVDTLFRSTDGGTSWTSLKDTAVLDVSETPYLKWDGEPKFGWWIQAVALDPYDSRHILYGTGATVFGTRDLVHWAPEIRGLEESAVRQLIAPPSGARLLSGLGDIGVMRHDSLTSSPSRGMASNPVFGTATGLALATLKPSYVVRTGWPSGSDRAGAYSRDGGASWQPFASQPAIAPSAPGPVAVSADGATLLWSFVHWDGTKYAAHRSTDGGATWTEVTTFPEGATPVADPLDPRRFYAYDTDAGTVLLSTDRGATFTEGAKGLPSGDVQFRVAAAPGRSGDLWLSAKDDGLLRSTDGGRTFTRVAGCQASHALGFGKAAPRKGRAGYPAVFQTGRVSSTYDGVAVLRSDDAGATWVRIDDNAHRWGWTGEVITGDPRVHGRVYLGTNGRGIQYADPQ from the coding sequence ATGCGCGCTTCGTCCGTCCCACAGCCGGAACCCGCCCCGCGCCCCCGGCGCCGGACCGTCCTGGCCGGTGCGGCGGTGGCCGCGGCCGCGGCGTCGGTTCTTCCGGCGGCGGGGGCAGCCACGGCCGATCCCCGGCCGCCGAGGACCCAGCCGCACCGCTGGCGCACGGCGGCGATCGGTGGGACGGGCTTCGTGACGGGCATCCTGTTCCATCCGGCCGTGCGGGGTCTCGCGTACGCCCGCACGGACATCGGGGGTGCCTACCGGTGGGACGACCGCGGGTCCCGGTGGACGGCGCTCACCGACCACATCGGCTGGGACGACTGGAATCTTCTGGGTGTCGAGGCGATGGCGGTCGATCCGGCGCACCCGGACCGGCTGTACCTGGCACTCGGCACCTACGCCCAGGAGTGGGCGTCCCCGGGAGCGGTCCTGCGGTCCGACGACCGCGGCCGGACCTGGGCGCGTACGGATCTGACCGTGCGTCTCGGGGCCAACGAGGACGGCCGGGGCTGCGGTGAACGGCTCCTGGTCGATCCCCGCGACAGCGAGACCCTCTGGCTCGGCACACGCCACGACGGGCTGCTGCGGTCCCGGGACCGGGGAGCCACCTGGGCCGCCGACACCTCCTTCCCGGCCACGGCGTCCGCCGGCGGTCAGGGCGTCACCCTGCTGGTGGCGGCCGGCCGCACGGTGTACGCCGGCTGGGGGGACGGCGGCGGCGCGGCCCTCTACCGCAGGACCGCCTCCGGCAGCTGGGAGGCCGTAACCGGGCAGCCGTCCGCCGGTTCCGCGACGAAGGTCCCGGTCCGCGCGGCCCACGACGCCGGCGGCCGCGCGCTGTACGTGACGTACGCGGACGGGCCCGGCCCCAACAACCAGTCCGACGGTTCGGTGCACCGGCTCGACACGGTGACCGGCACCTGGACCGACGTGACCCCCGTCGCCCCCGGCGACGGCGACGCGTTCGGGTACGGCGGGGTCGCGGTCGACGCGGCCCGGCCGGGCACGGTGGTCGTCTCCACGAACAACCGCTGGGGCCCGGTGGACACCCTGTTCCGGTCCACGGACGGCGGGACGAGCTGGACCTCGCTGAAGGACACGGCCGTGCTGGACGTGTCGGAGACCCCGTATCTGAAGTGGGACGGGGAGCCCAAGTTCGGCTGGTGGATCCAGGCCGTCGCCCTGGACCCGTACGACTCACGCCACATTCTTTACGGCACCGGCGCGACAGTCTTCGGGACCCGCGACCTGGTCCACTGGGCCCCTGAGATCCGGGGTCTGGAGGAGTCGGCCGTGCGCCAGCTGATCGCACCTCCTTCGGGCGCCCGGCTGCTCAGCGGCCTGGGCGACATCGGGGTGATGCGCCACGACTCCCTGACCTCGTCCCCGTCACGCGGCATGGCCTCGAACCCTGTGTTCGGCACGGCGACCGGACTCGCCCTGGCCACGCTGAAGCCTTCGTACGTCGTGCGGACGGGCTGGCCCTCCGGCTCCGACCGGGCGGGCGCGTACTCCCGTGACGGCGGGGCGAGCTGGCAGCCCTTCGCCTCCCAGCCGGCGATCGCCCCATCGGCTCCCGGCCCGGTGGCGGTGTCCGCCGACGGCGCGACGCTGCTGTGGTCGTTCGTCCACTGGGACGGCACGAAGTACGCGGCGCACCGCTCGACGGACGGCGGCGCCACCTGGACCGAGGTCACCACCTTCCCCGAGGGCGCCACCCCGGTCGCGGACCCGCTCGACCCGAGGCGCTTCTACGCGTACGACACGGACGCCGGGACGGTCCTCCTCTCCACGGACCGGGGCGCGACGTTCACCGAGGGCGCGAAAGGACTGCCTTCGGGCGACGTGCAGTTCCGTGTCGCCGCGGCGCCGGGACGCTCCGGCGACCTGTGGCTGTCGGCGAAGGACGACGGGCTGCTGCGCTCCACGGACGGCGGTCGCACGTTCACACGGGTGGCCGGCTGTCAGGCCTCGCACGCCCTCGGGTTCGGGAAGGCGGCCCCGCGGAAGGGGCGTGCCGGCTATCCGGCGGTCTTCCAGACCGGGCGGGTCTCCTCGACGTACGACGGGGTGGCCGTGCTGCGCTCGGACGACGCGGGCGCGACCTGGGTCCGCATCGACGACAACGCCCACCGGTGGGGATGGACCGGCGAGGTCATCACCGGCGACCCCCGCGTCCACGGCCGTGTCTATCTGGGCACCAACGGCCGTGGCATCCAGTACGCAGATCCCCAGTAG
- a CDS encoding beta-galactosidase gives MPSLHDAARGRILFGGDYNPEQWPEEVWADDVRLMKEAGVNSVTVGVFSWAMIEPRPGAREFGWLDRLLDLLAANGIGVVLATPTSSPPPWMGALHPETLPRAEDGALVNYGSRQHFCPSSPVYRRYAAALTEDLAARYADHPALTVWHINNEYCTHCWCDETAGHFRRWLASRHGTLDALNEAWGTAFWSQRYDTWTEILPPRKAQYMRNPAQELDFKRFTSDALMECYTAERDIVARHTPHIPVTTNFMPLWSGQDAWAWAEQEDIVSVDVYPDPTDPHGGQYNAMLADMTRSQARGPWMVMEQAAGPVNWRDVNHPKPAGLNRLWSLQAVARGADALCYFQWRQSRQGAEKFHSGMLSHAGEEGRTFREVKRIGAELALLGAEVSGTAVTAEVAVLHDWDAWWSSTQQGRPSSLVSYTELVQAWHRGLWESGISTEFARPGGDLSAYRMVLVPQLQLLGDAAVDNLVAYVRGGGTLVCGFFTGVADADDRIRPGGMDGRLRELFGIRTVHEWWPLDAGATVECDGFDGTLWSEELEPDGSAETVAAYRGGELDGLPAVLRKGTAWYVSTLPGPDALRGLLGRVAAEAGVRPVLEGLPSGVEAVRRGALLFLLNHGRSPAAVELPGRYVDLLTGAGADGGVELERYGVAVLRDVSA, from the coding sequence ATGCCGTCCCTGCACGACGCCGCCCGTGGCCGCATCCTCTTCGGAGGCGACTACAACCCCGAGCAGTGGCCCGAGGAGGTGTGGGCCGACGACGTCCGGCTGATGAAGGAGGCCGGGGTCAACTCCGTCACCGTCGGCGTCTTCTCCTGGGCGATGATCGAACCACGCCCGGGCGCCAGGGAGTTCGGCTGGCTGGACCGGCTTCTCGACCTCCTGGCCGCGAACGGGATCGGCGTCGTGCTCGCCACGCCCACCTCGTCCCCTCCCCCGTGGATGGGCGCCCTTCACCCGGAGACGCTGCCGCGCGCCGAGGACGGCGCACTGGTCAACTACGGTTCCCGGCAGCATTTCTGCCCGAGTTCACCGGTGTACCGGCGCTATGCGGCCGCACTCACCGAGGACCTCGCGGCACGGTACGCGGACCATCCGGCGCTCACCGTGTGGCACATCAACAACGAGTACTGCACCCACTGCTGGTGCGACGAGACCGCCGGTCACTTCCGTCGCTGGCTGGCCTCCCGTCACGGCACCCTCGACGCGCTCAACGAGGCGTGGGGCACGGCGTTCTGGAGCCAGCGCTACGACACCTGGACGGAGATCCTGCCGCCACGCAAGGCGCAGTACATGCGCAATCCGGCGCAGGAGCTGGACTTCAAGCGGTTCACCTCGGACGCCCTGATGGAGTGCTACACCGCCGAGCGGGACATCGTCGCCCGGCACACCCCGCACATCCCGGTGACGACCAACTTCATGCCTCTCTGGTCGGGCCAGGACGCCTGGGCCTGGGCGGAGCAGGAGGACATCGTCTCCGTGGACGTCTATCCGGATCCCACGGACCCGCACGGCGGCCAGTACAACGCAATGCTCGCCGACATGACCCGCTCCCAGGCACGCGGGCCGTGGATGGTGATGGAGCAGGCCGCGGGGCCGGTGAACTGGCGCGACGTCAACCACCCCAAACCGGCCGGCCTCAACCGGCTCTGGTCGCTGCAGGCCGTGGCCAGGGGTGCGGACGCGCTCTGCTACTTCCAGTGGCGGCAGTCCCGGCAGGGGGCCGAGAAGTTCCACTCCGGGATGCTGAGCCACGCGGGTGAGGAGGGCCGCACCTTCCGGGAGGTCAAGCGCATCGGGGCCGAACTCGCGCTCCTCGGGGCCGAGGTGAGCGGCACCGCGGTGACCGCCGAGGTCGCCGTGCTCCACGACTGGGACGCCTGGTGGTCGAGCACCCAGCAGGGCCGGCCGTCCTCCCTCGTCTCGTACACCGAGCTCGTGCAGGCCTGGCACCGGGGTCTGTGGGAGAGCGGGATCAGCACGGAGTTCGCCCGCCCCGGCGGTGACCTGAGCGCCTACCGCATGGTGCTCGTGCCTCAGCTCCAGCTGCTCGGTGACGCCGCGGTCGACAACCTCGTCGCCTACGTCCGGGGCGGCGGCACCCTGGTGTGCGGGTTCTTCACCGGCGTCGCGGACGCGGACGACAGGATCAGGCCGGGCGGGATGGACGGCCGGCTGCGTGAGCTGTTCGGCATCCGCACGGTGCACGAGTGGTGGCCGCTGGACGCGGGGGCGACCGTGGAGTGCGACGGCTTCGACGGCACCCTGTGGTCGGAGGAGCTGGAGCCCGACGGCAGCGCGGAGACCGTGGCCGCGTACCGCGGAGGCGAGCTGGACGGGCTTCCGGCGGTGCTCCGCAAGGGCACCGCCTGGTACGTGTCGACACTGCCCGGGCCCGACGCGCTGCGCGGTCTGCTCGGCCGGGTGGCGGCGGAGGCCGGTGTGCGCCCCGTCCTGGAGGGACTGCCCTCAGGGGTGGAGGCGGTGCGGCGCGGCGCGCTGCTGTTCCTGCTGAACCACGGCCGGTCCCCGGCCGCGGTGGAGCTGCCGGGCCGCTACGTCGACCTGCTCACGGGTGCCGGGGCCGACGGCGGCGTGGAGCTGGAGCGCTACGGCGTGGCCGTGCTCAGAGACGTCTCGGCATGA